A window of Suncus etruscus isolate mSunEtr1 chromosome 4, mSunEtr1.pri.cur, whole genome shotgun sequence contains these coding sequences:
- the ACTL8 gene encoding actin-like protein 8 translates to MTENTIVIDTGSGFLKAGWSGYNAPQLIQPSIVSKKINLKDPSSSKDQMQLQFGIDENPHVFSHPIHQGCVINWDAMEFIWSFILEKLKWNVANTRILLTESTLRSAQERQKTLEIMFERLGVQSIMLADELQLSLFSQGFLCGVVMDCGFGLTRVQCFSQGSPLVKSRQVMKWGDQYITSYLLKELFRDRYDENQAVKMKKVSFIQMQACHVPEDFKSPLDMAPDLQTSSNFQLPDGTCVTLDPFHKIAPELFFSPHIFNLPGPSLPMAVLDSVHSCPIDLEPQLVSNLLVCGGASLYRGFTQRLHKRLVLEHFSRIYSAVALRANSTRNFSVWLGGSVLAHLSSYESMWIKRAEYYERL, encoded by the exons ATGACTGAGAACACCATTGTCATAGATACTGGCTCTGGCTTTCTGAAGGCTGGCTGGAGTGGCTACAATGCGCCCCAGCTGATCCAGCCGAGCATCGTGAGCAAAAAGATCAATTTGAAGGATCCCTCCTCCAGCAAGGACCAAATGCAGCTGCAGTTTGGCATTGACGAGAACCCCCATGTCTTCAGCCACCCCATCCACCAGGGCTGTGTCATCAACTGGGATGCCATGGAGTTCATCTGGTCATTTATCTTGGAGAAGCTCAAGTGGAATGTGGCGAATACCCGCATTCTGCTTACAGAATCTACCCTGAGGAGTGCGCAGGAACGGCAGAAGACCTTGGAG ATAATGTTCGAGCGGCTGGGAGTACAGTCCATCATGCTGGCTGACGAACTTCAGCTGTCCCTGTtttctcagggcttcctctgcGGTGTGGTGATGGACTGTGGCTTTGGCCTTACCCGGGTGCAGTGCTTTTCTCAGGGCAGCCCTTTAGTGAAGAGCAGGCAGGTGATGAAATGGGGAGACCAGTACATAACCTCTTACCTCCTCAAAGAACTCTTTAGGGACAGGTACGATGAGAACCAAGCAGTGAAGATGAAGAAGGTCTCCTTTATCCAGATGCAGGCATGCCATGTGCCAGAGGACTTTAAGTCCCCTCTGGACATGGCTCCAGACTTGCAGACAAGCAGCAACTTTCAGCTTCCTGATGGCACCTGTGTGACCCTGGACCCCTTCCACAAGATAGCTCCTGAGTTGTTTTTCAGCCCCCATATCTTCAACTTGCCAGGGCCCAGCCTCCCCATGGCTGTCCTGGACTCTGTCCACTCTTGTCCAATCGACTTGGAGCCACAGCTTGTCTCCAACCTGCTGGTCTGTGGTGGGGCCTCCCTCTACCGTGGCTTCACCCAGCGCCTGCACAAGAGGCTGGTTTTGGAGCATTTCTCCAGGATCTACAGTGCAGTTGCACTACGGGCCAATTCTACCCGGAACTTTAGCGTCTGGCTCGGAGGGTCTGTGTTGGCTCATTTGTCTTCTTATGAGTCTATGTGGATAAAAAGAGCAGAGTATTATGAGAGGCTGTAA